From the genome of Primulina eburnea isolate SZY01 chromosome 12, ASM2296580v1, whole genome shotgun sequence, one region includes:
- the LOC140808060 gene encoding phosphate transporter PHO1 homolog 10-like isoform X2: MQELSKWIGDLVLKLIAQVCSNLALLSITGSSCQVLDSSCQAKFEIHSMENYTCASTTEENPVDSRTSHLEILDRVTISNTYDNPISTIKGVLKDSKDKGLSCDREELKQVEERLKLVFVEFYQKLYLLKCYSFMNLSAFSKILKKYEKITSRRVARSYMRIVDNSYIGSSDEVICLMEKVESVFIKHFLNSNRREGMKLLRPKKKIEKHRITFLSGFFSGFSISLLVAVVLLISDRKLIQKKSETSYMNVIFPLYSFFVYIVFHMLLYGANIYFWRRYKINYPFIFGFKQGTELGYREVFLLGNGLAVIALGTFLVHLHIKMDSKSQHFETYIELLPLGLVIVVLAIMFCPFNVIFRSSRFFLITCVFHCICAPLYKVTLPEFFLADQLTSQIQALRSFEYYVCFYGRGKLSRRRTKCSSHEIYNVFYFIVAVIPYWFRFLQCVRRFFEGEDYTAHGFNGLRYFLTIVAVVIRTAFELRKRLTWKVLAVVSSAIATLGNTYWDIVVDWGLLQRNSKNLFLRDKLLVSHKSVYFAAMVLDVLLRFAWVQVVLTFDLQSLHGMTVTTIFACLEILRRGIWNFFRLENEHLNNVGKYRAFKSVPLPFNYYDDDEDEDDDGEKDD, encoded by the exons ATGCAGGAACTAAGCAAATGGATTGGGGATCTTGTGCTGAAATTAATCGCTCAAGTCTGCTCGAACCTGGCTCTCCTG TCTATAACAGGCTCTAGCTGTCAAGTACTGGACTCTAGTTGTCAAgctaaatttgaaattcattccaTGGAAAATTATACTTGTGCCTCAACTACTGAGGAAAATCCCGTAGATTCCAGAACATCACATTTGGAAATCCTTGATCGTGTAACGATATCAAACACATATGATAATCCAATATCAACTATCAAAGGAGTTCTAAAAGACTCCAAAGACAAGGGTTTGAGTTGTGACAGAGAAGAACTCAAACAAGTTGAAGAAAGACTGAAGCTTGTGTTTGTTGAGTTCTATCAAAAGCTTTACCTTCTGAAGTGTTACAG CTTCATGAATCTATCAGCCTTTTCGAAGATCCTGAAGAAATACGAAAAG ATAACATCTAGAAGGGTTGCAAGATCATACATGAGAATTGTAGATAACTCTTATATTGGAAGCTCTGATGAG GTGATCTGTCTCATGGAAAAGGTGGAGTCTGTATTCATCAAGCATTTTTTGAATTCTAATCGCCGGGAAGGCATGAAGTTACTGAGGCCAAAAAAGAAGATAGAAAAGCATCGGATAACATTCTTATCAG GTTTCTTTTCTGGTTTCTCAATCTCCCTACTTGTTGCTGTTGTTCTACTTATCAGTGATAGAAAACTAATAcagaaaaagagtgaaacttCATACATGAATGTTATCTTCCCACTTTACAG TTTCTTCGTATACATAGTCTTCCACATGCTATTATATGGTGCAAACATATACTTCTGGAGGCGTTACAAAATCAACTATCCTTTCATCTTTGGTTTCAAGCAAGGAACTGAGTTGGGCTACCGAGAAGTCTTTCTCCTGGGAAATGGTCTTGCAGTGATTGCTTTAGGAACTTTCCTAGTACACTTGCACATAAAGATGGATTCAAAAAGTCAACATTTTGAGACATACATTGAACTTCTTCCGTTGGGACTAGTCATT GTTGTTCTTGCCATTATGTTCTGCCCTTTCAATGTCATCTTTCGTTCAAGTCGTTTCTTCCTGATTACATGTGTGTTTCATTGTATTTGTGCTCCTCTTTACAAG GTTACACTTCCTGAGTTTTTCTTGGCCGACCAATTGACAAGCCAG ATACAGGCTTTAAGGAGCTTTGAGTATTATGTTTGCTTCTATGGCCGAGGAAAATTATCTCGAAGGAGAACTAAATGCAGCAGTCATGAGATCTAcaatgttttttattttattgtcgCGGTTATCCCGTATTGGTTCCGCTTCCTACAG TGTGTTCGCCGATTCTTTGAAGGGGAAGACTACACTGCGCATGGATTTAATGGTTTAAGATACTTCTTGACAATTGTTGCTGTTGTTATTAGAACAGCTTTTGAACTGAGAAAGAGGTTAACATGGAAGGTATTAGCTGTTGTGAGCTCCGCAATTGCTACTCTGGGGAATACGTACTGGGATATTGTTGTTGACTGGGGACTTCTGCAAAGAAATTCAAAAAACTTGTTTTTGAGAGATAAACTTCTTGTTTCACACAAAAGTGTGTACTTTGCTGCCATG GTTTTGGATGTTCTTCTAAGATTTGCTTGGGTACAAGTTGTCTTGACATTTGATTTGCAATCTTTACACGGAATGACTGTAACGacgatatttgcatgtttaGAAATCCTTCGGCGTGGAATATGGAACTTCTTCAG gtTGGAGAACGAACACCTGAATAATGTGGGCAAGTATCGAGCATTCAAGTCAGTGCCACTTCCATTTAATTACTATGACGATGACGAAGACGAAGATGATGATGGTGAAAAGGATGACTAG
- the LOC140808060 gene encoding phosphate transporter PHO1 homolog 10-like isoform X3, translated as MILRTKQMDWGSCAEINRSSLLEPGSPGSSCQVLDSSCQAKFEIHSMENYTCASTTEENPVDSRTSHLEILDRVTISNTYDNPISTIKGVLKDSKDKGLSCDREELKQVEERLKLVFVEFYQKLYLLKCYSFMNLSAFSKILKKYEKITSRRVARSYMRIVDNSYIGSSDEVICLMEKVESVFIKHFLNSNRREGMKLLRPKKKIEKHRITFLSGFFSGFSISLLVAVVLLISDRKLIQKKSETSYMNVIFPLYSFFVYIVFHMLLYGANIYFWRRYKINYPFIFGFKQGTELGYREVFLLGNGLAVIALGTFLVHLHIKMDSKSQHFETYIELLPLGLVIVVLAIMFCPFNVIFRSSRFFLITCVFHCICAPLYKVTLPEFFLADQLTSQIQALRSFEYYVCFYGRGKLSRRRTKCSSHEIYNVFYFIVAVIPYWFRFLQCVRRFFEGEDYTAHGFNGLRYFLTIVAVVIRTAFELRKRLTWKVLAVVSSAIATLGNTYWDIVVDWGLLQRNSKNLFLRDKLLVSHKSVYFAAMVLDVLLRFAWVQVVLTFDLQSLHGMTVTTIFACLEILRRGIWNFFRLENEHLNNVGKYRAFKSVPLPFNYYDDDEDEDDDGEKDD; from the exons ATGATTTTGA GAACTAAGCAAATGGATTGGGGATCTTGTGCTGAAATTAATCGCTCAAGTCTGCTCGAACCTGGCTCTCCTG GCTCTAGCTGTCAAGTACTGGACTCTAGTTGTCAAgctaaatttgaaattcattccaTGGAAAATTATACTTGTGCCTCAACTACTGAGGAAAATCCCGTAGATTCCAGAACATCACATTTGGAAATCCTTGATCGTGTAACGATATCAAACACATATGATAATCCAATATCAACTATCAAAGGAGTTCTAAAAGACTCCAAAGACAAGGGTTTGAGTTGTGACAGAGAAGAACTCAAACAAGTTGAAGAAAGACTGAAGCTTGTGTTTGTTGAGTTCTATCAAAAGCTTTACCTTCTGAAGTGTTACAG CTTCATGAATCTATCAGCCTTTTCGAAGATCCTGAAGAAATACGAAAAG ATAACATCTAGAAGGGTTGCAAGATCATACATGAGAATTGTAGATAACTCTTATATTGGAAGCTCTGATGAG GTGATCTGTCTCATGGAAAAGGTGGAGTCTGTATTCATCAAGCATTTTTTGAATTCTAATCGCCGGGAAGGCATGAAGTTACTGAGGCCAAAAAAGAAGATAGAAAAGCATCGGATAACATTCTTATCAG GTTTCTTTTCTGGTTTCTCAATCTCCCTACTTGTTGCTGTTGTTCTACTTATCAGTGATAGAAAACTAATAcagaaaaagagtgaaacttCATACATGAATGTTATCTTCCCACTTTACAG TTTCTTCGTATACATAGTCTTCCACATGCTATTATATGGTGCAAACATATACTTCTGGAGGCGTTACAAAATCAACTATCCTTTCATCTTTGGTTTCAAGCAAGGAACTGAGTTGGGCTACCGAGAAGTCTTTCTCCTGGGAAATGGTCTTGCAGTGATTGCTTTAGGAACTTTCCTAGTACACTTGCACATAAAGATGGATTCAAAAAGTCAACATTTTGAGACATACATTGAACTTCTTCCGTTGGGACTAGTCATT GTTGTTCTTGCCATTATGTTCTGCCCTTTCAATGTCATCTTTCGTTCAAGTCGTTTCTTCCTGATTACATGTGTGTTTCATTGTATTTGTGCTCCTCTTTACAAG GTTACACTTCCTGAGTTTTTCTTGGCCGACCAATTGACAAGCCAG ATACAGGCTTTAAGGAGCTTTGAGTATTATGTTTGCTTCTATGGCCGAGGAAAATTATCTCGAAGGAGAACTAAATGCAGCAGTCATGAGATCTAcaatgttttttattttattgtcgCGGTTATCCCGTATTGGTTCCGCTTCCTACAG TGTGTTCGCCGATTCTTTGAAGGGGAAGACTACACTGCGCATGGATTTAATGGTTTAAGATACTTCTTGACAATTGTTGCTGTTGTTATTAGAACAGCTTTTGAACTGAGAAAGAGGTTAACATGGAAGGTATTAGCTGTTGTGAGCTCCGCAATTGCTACTCTGGGGAATACGTACTGGGATATTGTTGTTGACTGGGGACTTCTGCAAAGAAATTCAAAAAACTTGTTTTTGAGAGATAAACTTCTTGTTTCACACAAAAGTGTGTACTTTGCTGCCATG GTTTTGGATGTTCTTCTAAGATTTGCTTGGGTACAAGTTGTCTTGACATTTGATTTGCAATCTTTACACGGAATGACTGTAACGacgatatttgcatgtttaGAAATCCTTCGGCGTGGAATATGGAACTTCTTCAG gtTGGAGAACGAACACCTGAATAATGTGGGCAAGTATCGAGCATTCAAGTCAGTGCCACTTCCATTTAATTACTATGACGATGACGAAGACGAAGATGATGATGGTGAAAAGGATGACTAG
- the LOC140807915 gene encoding serine/threonine-protein kinase VIK-like isoform X2, producing the protein MMKSKNNTSDGQSGSHFEPRPVPPPLPKKCDWEIDPNELDFSGAILIGKGSFGEILKVSWRGTPIAVKRILPSLSDDKLVIQDFRHEVNLLVKLRHPNIVQFLGAVTEKKPLMLITEYLRGGDLHQHLKEKGALNPSTAINFALDMSRGMAYLHSEPNVVIHRDLKPRNVLLVNTNADHLKVGDFGLSKLIRVQHAHDVYKMTGETGSYRYMAPEVFKHRKYDKKVDVFSFAMILYEMLEGEPPLSHYEPYEAARYVADGHRPHFRAKGFIPELRELTEQCWAADMNERPSFLEILKRLEKIKETLSSDHHWHIFAS; encoded by the exons ATGATGAAGTCCAAGAATAACACAAGTGAT GGCCAGAGTGGAAGTCATTTTGAACCAAGGCCTGTGCCACCTCCTCTTCCTAAGAAGTGTGACTGGGAGATTGACCCGAATGAGCTGGACTTCTCAGGCGCGATTCTCATTGGGAAG GGGTCTTTTGGTGAGATACTAAAAGTTTCGTGGCGCGGAACACCAATAGCTGTCAAACGCATTCTCCCAAGCCTTTCAGATGACAAGCTAGTGAT TCAGGACTTCAGACACGAGGTCAATTTGCTTGTCAAGCTTCGTCATCCAAATATCGTCCAATTTCTAGGAGCTGTGACTGAGAAGAAGCCCCTAATGTTAATTACAGAGTACTTAAGAGGG GGTGATCTTCATCAGCATCTGAAGGAAAAAGGGGCGCTGAATCCATCAACAGCAATAAACTTTGCTCTAGACATGTCCAG AGGCATGGCTTATCTCCATAGTGAACCAAATGTTGTAATACACAGAGATCTAAAACCAAG GAACGTTCTACTTGTCAACACGAATGCTGACCATTTAAAAGTAGGAGATTTTGGGTTAAGCAAGCTCATCAGAGTACAACATGCTCATGATGTGTACAAAATGACTGGCGAGACTGGGAGCT ACCGTTACATGGCGCCTGAGGTCTTCAAGCACCGGAAATATGATAAAAAGGTCGATGTTTTCTCTTTTGCAATGATCCTATACGAG ATGCTTGAAGGAGAGCCTCCATTGTCGCACTATGAACCATATGAAGCAGCTCGATATGTGGCGGACGGACACAGACCACATTTTAGGGCTAAAGGTTTTATTCCTGAATTGAGAGA GTTAACAGAACAGTGCTGGGCAGCAGACATGAACGAGAGACCTTCTTTCTTGGAGATTCTGAAGAGACTCGAAAAAATTAAGGAAACACTATCGTCTGATCATCACTGGCACATATTTGCATCATGA
- the LOC140808060 gene encoding phosphate transporter PHO1 homolog 10-like isoform X4: protein MENYTCASTTEENPVDSRTSHLEILDRVTISNTYDNPISTIKGVLKDSKDKGLSCDREELKQVEERLKLVFVEFYQKLYLLKCYSFMNLSAFSKILKKYEKITSRRVARSYMRIVDNSYIGSSDEVICLMEKVESVFIKHFLNSNRREGMKLLRPKKKIEKHRITFLSGFFSGFSISLLVAVVLLISDRKLIQKKSETSYMNVIFPLYSFFVYIVFHMLLYGANIYFWRRYKINYPFIFGFKQGTELGYREVFLLGNGLAVIALGTFLVHLHIKMDSKSQHFETYIELLPLGLVIVVLAIMFCPFNVIFRSSRFFLITCVFHCICAPLYKVTLPEFFLADQLTSQIQALRSFEYYVCFYGRGKLSRRRTKCSSHEIYNVFYFIVAVIPYWFRFLQCVRRFFEGEDYTAHGFNGLRYFLTIVAVVIRTAFELRKRLTWKVLAVVSSAIATLGNTYWDIVVDWGLLQRNSKNLFLRDKLLVSHKSVYFAAMVLDVLLRFAWVQVVLTFDLQSLHGMTVTTIFACLEILRRGIWNFFRLENEHLNNVGKYRAFKSVPLPFNYYDDDEDEDDDGEKDD, encoded by the exons aTGGAAAATTATACTTGTGCCTCAACTACTGAGGAAAATCCCGTAGATTCCAGAACATCACATTTGGAAATCCTTGATCGTGTAACGATATCAAACACATATGATAATCCAATATCAACTATCAAAGGAGTTCTAAAAGACTCCAAAGACAAGGGTTTGAGTTGTGACAGAGAAGAACTCAAACAAGTTGAAGAAAGACTGAAGCTTGTGTTTGTTGAGTTCTATCAAAAGCTTTACCTTCTGAAGTGTTACAG CTTCATGAATCTATCAGCCTTTTCGAAGATCCTGAAGAAATACGAAAAG ATAACATCTAGAAGGGTTGCAAGATCATACATGAGAATTGTAGATAACTCTTATATTGGAAGCTCTGATGAG GTGATCTGTCTCATGGAAAAGGTGGAGTCTGTATTCATCAAGCATTTTTTGAATTCTAATCGCCGGGAAGGCATGAAGTTACTGAGGCCAAAAAAGAAGATAGAAAAGCATCGGATAACATTCTTATCAG GTTTCTTTTCTGGTTTCTCAATCTCCCTACTTGTTGCTGTTGTTCTACTTATCAGTGATAGAAAACTAATAcagaaaaagagtgaaacttCATACATGAATGTTATCTTCCCACTTTACAG TTTCTTCGTATACATAGTCTTCCACATGCTATTATATGGTGCAAACATATACTTCTGGAGGCGTTACAAAATCAACTATCCTTTCATCTTTGGTTTCAAGCAAGGAACTGAGTTGGGCTACCGAGAAGTCTTTCTCCTGGGAAATGGTCTTGCAGTGATTGCTTTAGGAACTTTCCTAGTACACTTGCACATAAAGATGGATTCAAAAAGTCAACATTTTGAGACATACATTGAACTTCTTCCGTTGGGACTAGTCATT GTTGTTCTTGCCATTATGTTCTGCCCTTTCAATGTCATCTTTCGTTCAAGTCGTTTCTTCCTGATTACATGTGTGTTTCATTGTATTTGTGCTCCTCTTTACAAG GTTACACTTCCTGAGTTTTTCTTGGCCGACCAATTGACAAGCCAG ATACAGGCTTTAAGGAGCTTTGAGTATTATGTTTGCTTCTATGGCCGAGGAAAATTATCTCGAAGGAGAACTAAATGCAGCAGTCATGAGATCTAcaatgttttttattttattgtcgCGGTTATCCCGTATTGGTTCCGCTTCCTACAG TGTGTTCGCCGATTCTTTGAAGGGGAAGACTACACTGCGCATGGATTTAATGGTTTAAGATACTTCTTGACAATTGTTGCTGTTGTTATTAGAACAGCTTTTGAACTGAGAAAGAGGTTAACATGGAAGGTATTAGCTGTTGTGAGCTCCGCAATTGCTACTCTGGGGAATACGTACTGGGATATTGTTGTTGACTGGGGACTTCTGCAAAGAAATTCAAAAAACTTGTTTTTGAGAGATAAACTTCTTGTTTCACACAAAAGTGTGTACTTTGCTGCCATG GTTTTGGATGTTCTTCTAAGATTTGCTTGGGTACAAGTTGTCTTGACATTTGATTTGCAATCTTTACACGGAATGACTGTAACGacgatatttgcatgtttaGAAATCCTTCGGCGTGGAATATGGAACTTCTTCAG gtTGGAGAACGAACACCTGAATAATGTGGGCAAGTATCGAGCATTCAAGTCAGTGCCACTTCCATTTAATTACTATGACGATGACGAAGACGAAGATGATGATGGTGAAAAGGATGACTAG
- the LOC140808060 gene encoding phosphate transporter PHO1 homolog 10-like isoform X1, translating into MKFGKELKKQKVPEWTEAYVDYNGLKRILQEIRSFNQCQERSTPSGDPLNIPVKDFMDLNMIDQDPSTQVDIENQVIAVNAEQQQNSRKIYKTKLLSFPEGGEKEIKFFKKLDDELNKTNNFFKDKVEEVMREAALLNKQMDALIALRIKVMNPYFDGSGSLKCLYTDISNLAPSKITFPGRADSSGTKQMDWGSCAEINRSSLLEPGSPGSSCQVLDSSCQAKFEIHSMENYTCASTTEENPVDSRTSHLEILDRVTISNTYDNPISTIKGVLKDSKDKGLSCDREELKQVEERLKLVFVEFYQKLYLLKCYSFMNLSAFSKILKKYEKITSRRVARSYMRIVDNSYIGSSDEVICLMEKVESVFIKHFLNSNRREGMKLLRPKKKIEKHRITFLSGFFSGFSISLLVAVVLLISDRKLIQKKSETSYMNVIFPLYSFFVYIVFHMLLYGANIYFWRRYKINYPFIFGFKQGTELGYREVFLLGNGLAVIALGTFLVHLHIKMDSKSQHFETYIELLPLGLVIVVLAIMFCPFNVIFRSSRFFLITCVFHCICAPLYKVTLPEFFLADQLTSQIQALRSFEYYVCFYGRGKLSRRRTKCSSHEIYNVFYFIVAVIPYWFRFLQCVRRFFEGEDYTAHGFNGLRYFLTIVAVVIRTAFELRKRLTWKVLAVVSSAIATLGNTYWDIVVDWGLLQRNSKNLFLRDKLLVSHKSVYFAAMVLDVLLRFAWVQVVLTFDLQSLHGMTVTTIFACLEILRRGIWNFFRLENEHLNNVGKYRAFKSVPLPFNYYDDDEDEDDDGEKDD; encoded by the exons ATGAAATTCGGTAAGGAACTTAAGAAACAAAAGGTGCCTGAATGGACTGAGGCCTATGTAGACTATAACGGACTTAAACGAATACTAcaagaaattcgcagtttcaaccaATGTCAGGAACGTTCAACTCCATCTGGAGATCCTCTTAACATACCAGTCAAGGATTTCATGGATCTCAACATGATCGATCAAGATCCTTCCACCCAGGTAGACATTGAGAACCAAGTGATAGCTGTCAATGCAGAGCAGCAGCAGAACTCcagaaaaatatataaaactaaGTTACTTTCATTTCCTGAAGGAGGGGAGAAAGAGATAAAATTCTTCAAGAAACTTGATGATGAGCTCAATAAAACAAATAACTTTTTTAAGGACAAGGTGGAAGAAGTAATGAGGGAAGCAGCTTTGCTTAATAAACAAATGGATGCGCTAATTGCATTGCGGATCAAAGTGATGAATCCATATTTCGATGGATCAGGTTCTCTGAAATGCCTTTACACAGATATTAGCAATTTGGCACCTTCAAAGATTACATTTCCTGGGAGAGCAGACTCTTCTG GAACTAAGCAAATGGATTGGGGATCTTGTGCTGAAATTAATCGCTCAAGTCTGCTCGAACCTGGCTCTCCTG GCTCTAGCTGTCAAGTACTGGACTCTAGTTGTCAAgctaaatttgaaattcattccaTGGAAAATTATACTTGTGCCTCAACTACTGAGGAAAATCCCGTAGATTCCAGAACATCACATTTGGAAATCCTTGATCGTGTAACGATATCAAACACATATGATAATCCAATATCAACTATCAAAGGAGTTCTAAAAGACTCCAAAGACAAGGGTTTGAGTTGTGACAGAGAAGAACTCAAACAAGTTGAAGAAAGACTGAAGCTTGTGTTTGTTGAGTTCTATCAAAAGCTTTACCTTCTGAAGTGTTACAG CTTCATGAATCTATCAGCCTTTTCGAAGATCCTGAAGAAATACGAAAAG ATAACATCTAGAAGGGTTGCAAGATCATACATGAGAATTGTAGATAACTCTTATATTGGAAGCTCTGATGAG GTGATCTGTCTCATGGAAAAGGTGGAGTCTGTATTCATCAAGCATTTTTTGAATTCTAATCGCCGGGAAGGCATGAAGTTACTGAGGCCAAAAAAGAAGATAGAAAAGCATCGGATAACATTCTTATCAG GTTTCTTTTCTGGTTTCTCAATCTCCCTACTTGTTGCTGTTGTTCTACTTATCAGTGATAGAAAACTAATAcagaaaaagagtgaaacttCATACATGAATGTTATCTTCCCACTTTACAG TTTCTTCGTATACATAGTCTTCCACATGCTATTATATGGTGCAAACATATACTTCTGGAGGCGTTACAAAATCAACTATCCTTTCATCTTTGGTTTCAAGCAAGGAACTGAGTTGGGCTACCGAGAAGTCTTTCTCCTGGGAAATGGTCTTGCAGTGATTGCTTTAGGAACTTTCCTAGTACACTTGCACATAAAGATGGATTCAAAAAGTCAACATTTTGAGACATACATTGAACTTCTTCCGTTGGGACTAGTCATT GTTGTTCTTGCCATTATGTTCTGCCCTTTCAATGTCATCTTTCGTTCAAGTCGTTTCTTCCTGATTACATGTGTGTTTCATTGTATTTGTGCTCCTCTTTACAAG GTTACACTTCCTGAGTTTTTCTTGGCCGACCAATTGACAAGCCAG ATACAGGCTTTAAGGAGCTTTGAGTATTATGTTTGCTTCTATGGCCGAGGAAAATTATCTCGAAGGAGAACTAAATGCAGCAGTCATGAGATCTAcaatgttttttattttattgtcgCGGTTATCCCGTATTGGTTCCGCTTCCTACAG TGTGTTCGCCGATTCTTTGAAGGGGAAGACTACACTGCGCATGGATTTAATGGTTTAAGATACTTCTTGACAATTGTTGCTGTTGTTATTAGAACAGCTTTTGAACTGAGAAAGAGGTTAACATGGAAGGTATTAGCTGTTGTGAGCTCCGCAATTGCTACTCTGGGGAATACGTACTGGGATATTGTTGTTGACTGGGGACTTCTGCAAAGAAATTCAAAAAACTTGTTTTTGAGAGATAAACTTCTTGTTTCACACAAAAGTGTGTACTTTGCTGCCATG GTTTTGGATGTTCTTCTAAGATTTGCTTGGGTACAAGTTGTCTTGACATTTGATTTGCAATCTTTACACGGAATGACTGTAACGacgatatttgcatgtttaGAAATCCTTCGGCGTGGAATATGGAACTTCTTCAG gtTGGAGAACGAACACCTGAATAATGTGGGCAAGTATCGAGCATTCAAGTCAGTGCCACTTCCATTTAATTACTATGACGATGACGAAGACGAAGATGATGATGGTGAAAAGGATGACTAG
- the LOC140807915 gene encoding serine/threonine-protein kinase VIK-like isoform X1, which yields MSGSEGISGHSEAQLPPSSAAEREKKKEKARVSRTSLILWHAHQNDAAAVRKLLEEDRSLVHARDYDNRTPLHVAAIHGWIDVAKCLLDHEADVNAQDRWKNTPLADAEGAKRFAMIELLKSYGGLSYGQSGSHFEPRPVPPPLPKKCDWEIDPNELDFSGAILIGKGSFGEILKVSWRGTPIAVKRILPSLSDDKLVIQDFRHEVNLLVKLRHPNIVQFLGAVTEKKPLMLITEYLRGGDLHQHLKEKGALNPSTAINFALDMSRGMAYLHSEPNVVIHRDLKPRNVLLVNTNADHLKVGDFGLSKLIRVQHAHDVYKMTGETGSYRYMAPEVFKHRKYDKKVDVFSFAMILYEMLEGEPPLSHYEPYEAARYVADGHRPHFRAKGFIPELRELTEQCWAADMNERPSFLEILKRLEKIKETLSSDHHWHIFAS from the exons ATGAGTGGAAGCGAAGGTATCTCGGGCCACTCCGAGGCGCAGCTTCCGCCATCATCCGCGGCGGAGAGGGAGAAGAAGAAAGAGAAGGCACGGGTGAGCCGGACGTCTCTCATTCTATGGCACGCACACCAAAATGACGCCGCCGCGGTCAGAAAGTTACTGGAGGAGGATCGATCTCTGGTGCACGCTAGAGACTATGATAACCGAACTCCGCTCCATGTGGCGGCAATTCACGGCTGGATCGACGTTGCCAAGTGTCTTCTGGATCACGAAGCTGACGTCAACGCTCAAGATCGATGGAAAAATACC CCTTTAGCTGATGCCGAAGGAGCAAAAAGATTTGCCATGATTGAATTGTTGAAGTCTTATGGTGGCCTATCTTAT GGCCAGAGTGGAAGTCATTTTGAACCAAGGCCTGTGCCACCTCCTCTTCCTAAGAAGTGTGACTGGGAGATTGACCCGAATGAGCTGGACTTCTCAGGCGCGATTCTCATTGGGAAG GGGTCTTTTGGTGAGATACTAAAAGTTTCGTGGCGCGGAACACCAATAGCTGTCAAACGCATTCTCCCAAGCCTTTCAGATGACAAGCTAGTGAT TCAGGACTTCAGACACGAGGTCAATTTGCTTGTCAAGCTTCGTCATCCAAATATCGTCCAATTTCTAGGAGCTGTGACTGAGAAGAAGCCCCTAATGTTAATTACAGAGTACTTAAGAGGG GGTGATCTTCATCAGCATCTGAAGGAAAAAGGGGCGCTGAATCCATCAACAGCAATAAACTTTGCTCTAGACATGTCCAG AGGCATGGCTTATCTCCATAGTGAACCAAATGTTGTAATACACAGAGATCTAAAACCAAG GAACGTTCTACTTGTCAACACGAATGCTGACCATTTAAAAGTAGGAGATTTTGGGTTAAGCAAGCTCATCAGAGTACAACATGCTCATGATGTGTACAAAATGACTGGCGAGACTGGGAGCT ACCGTTACATGGCGCCTGAGGTCTTCAAGCACCGGAAATATGATAAAAAGGTCGATGTTTTCTCTTTTGCAATGATCCTATACGAG ATGCTTGAAGGAGAGCCTCCATTGTCGCACTATGAACCATATGAAGCAGCTCGATATGTGGCGGACGGACACAGACCACATTTTAGGGCTAAAGGTTTTATTCCTGAATTGAGAGA GTTAACAGAACAGTGCTGGGCAGCAGACATGAACGAGAGACCTTCTTTCTTGGAGATTCTGAAGAGACTCGAAAAAATTAAGGAAACACTATCGTCTGATCATCACTGGCACATATTTGCATCATGA